ATGAAAAAGGGGCTGCCGAAGCAACCCGATTGTTCAATCATTGCTTGTGATGCAATTTTCAATCTTTAACAACTATGAGAACACGGCAATTTTACGTGCGATAGATTCTGTTAAACGAGATGCTACTTTGGGGACAGCCCATTTAATAATTGGTGTTAACACCGCACCCGATAATCCGCCAGCAAGGACTTCCACCCTACAAGTCATTGTTGTTTTACCATTAACTTCTTCTGAAATAAAGTTGCCGCTTCCTGTAAAATTATCTGATAACCCTTTTAGTTCAAACTTTATATTTGAAGGCTCATTCCATTCGGTAATATCTACTTGCGCTTGTATTGTTTTTTTAATACCTTTCACACTACCTTCAAATGTCCAAATAGATTGCTTGTCATTTATGATTTCATGTTTTTTATAGGCCGGTACTGTCGTTGCCCATTTTTCAAGATCACTGACATAATCCCAAACTGCTTGTACATCTACTGGAATTTCTACTGTATGTGTTCCCGTTGCCATTTTGATTCCCACTTTCATTACGTATGAATTATAAATTTATATTTCTACCAAAATATAATTATTACATAAATGACCTAAACTTACATCAAAAATTAAACATAACTTACCTTCTTCTAGTAATCTTATTATTTGAAGAATTTAAATTTACCATTCCAACACATTCAGGGCCGCTTGGATAAAAAGTCGAATGTTGATTGTTCAACTACGTCATTCGTTCATTAAGAAAAGGCTGCATAATATGCAGCCAACTCCATTACTTAATAGTTAAAGCATTTGGAAGAATAATTTCCAGCATCACTACTGACTTTGAAAAAACAAAGGCGCTAAATTGCGAACATGTTCGTGTGTATCTTCATCTGCTATCCATGCAAAAGCGGTGCAAAAAAGCAATCCTACGCTTCGTTATAGTTGTTAATCCTTATATAAGGGACGAATTCCACGAACACCATCAACAGCCACACATAGTTCCATGCCAAACAAGAAAAGGACACTCACAATATAGATCCAAAACGTTACCAGTGTTGTAAAAGCCAGTGTCCCATAAATCAATTCATAATTTCCTAAATGATGTGTATAAACAACAAACAACTGGCGTGCAATATAGACGCCTATTGTAACCACAGTCGCCCCTGTCAACAAAGCTTGCGTAGAGAGGGTTGCCGAAGGTAGAATCCTATAGCAGAGAAAACAGGTTAAAAACATAACGAACAAGAAGATCATCTGTGACATGGTATGCACAATGCGAATCCACTCAAAGCCATCCATATTTGCGATACTCGTGGCAATTTCGGGTGATACTGCCGATACAAGCGAAGACACAAGGATCAGTACAAGCAAAAATCCCAGCATCACGAATCCCATCACGTACTGCTTAATAAAGGACCGATGTTTACGCAATTCGCAGATGGTGTCGAGCGTCGTTTGTAAAGACAGGAAGCCACCAACAGACGCCAACAGCAGTCCACCTATGCCCATCACTCCTACCGCAGTGCGAAATTGTGTTAGATGATCGATGGTGGTCGTGACAAATGATTTGCCACTCGGCAAAGAAGGGATAAATGATTGAAACAGAGAGTCGAGGAACTGCTCAACAGCTGTCCCATCAATAAACAAAGACGCAAAAAAAATCAACAGCAACGTAAGAGGGATCGTCGAAGCAAATCCGAAATAGGCAATGATGGAACCCAAATACATAATATTATGATGTAAGCTACCCTGAATTAGAATTTTGAAAAACTTTTTTACCGTCTGCATCTGCGACAAACCTTCCCTAGTATTCTGTTTATATAGTTTGTGCGTACAGGTCCCAAACAATGCAGAGGGAAGTCAGGAAAAATGTGTAATTCGTAAAAGAAGGATAACCTTCCTAGATCGGTATCAACCCTGTGAATTTTACAAGCCATAGCAGTAGGAATATGCACTGGGTTGTTTTTTCCAAGCTTTTGAACTCACATAGTTATGCCACTTAGTTATTAAATAATGGAGAACTTTTATTCCATTTACCATAATCCGAGCACTCTCTTAATGTCCCATTAAGTAGAATTGGTCGAATGATCGTAGTTTTTTAAGGAAAAATTACCTGTTATTGATTATGGTATTTAACCCAACCTATTTATGGAGGTGAAAATAATGGATAATAGAAATCCTATTGAGTATACGGGGAAAGTCCTTGATAAAAGAAATGACCTGACTGGTCCTGATGATGAAGGAAAAAGACCATATCCAATAAGACCAAAACAAGTATCTATTCAGCAATCAAATAGGAAAAATGTGTAATAGACCGAAGAAAACTTTAAAATACTATGGTTAAAATCGTATTATTATGCTGCTTATGTGGCAGCTACTTTTTTCACTAAGCTGCCACGTTACATTATAGAGAAAAAAAGCATTACCGTTGTTCCAGTAATGCATCTGTAAATAAGAATAGAATGAAAATTTTTCCTTGAGTTAAATCAATAAGTATTCTCACAATCGCACACATATATATACAATAGTTATAATTAAAGCAGCTTTACTAAATTTGAATGATTACCTCCATATTTGAAAATCATCAATCATTTCTTTAAGTTGCAACATTCTTCTAGGTCTGTTGGATATTCAAGGTCACAAACCACCCAATAGATATTTACGCCTTTTCCCTAAATAAATCCACCATTTGCGCGAATTGTTTGTCCTGTCACCCACTGCGACTCTTCGCTCGCAAGAAAACGGACGACTGCTGCGATGTCCTCGGCCTCCCCAAGACGCCCGAACGCGTTCATGTTGGCAAGCCCTTGGATTTGTTCCTGCGTTTTACCAACCGTGAAAAGCTCGGTATTGACAGGGCCCGGCGCTACAGCATTAATCGTAATACCTTTCTTTCCAAGCTCCTTCGCCAATTGACGTGAAAACTGTTCCACCGCCCCTTTGGAGCCAGCGTACAAACTGTAGGCTGGGAACATCTGCCCCGCCACTGAAGTGGAGAAGTTGATGATGCGGCCGTTCGGACTTACATGCTTGGCCGCAAGTTGACATGAAAAATACGTTCCTTTCACATTAATCGAGAACAGCCTGTCATAGTCCTCTTCCGTGATCTCGACAATCGGTTTGGTAATAATGACCCCCGCGTTATTAACAACAATATCAAGCTTTCCAAAGGTCGTAATCGATTCTTTGTATAGTCTCTGCAGATCGCTCAAACGGCTGATATCGGCCTGGACCGCCACCGCTTCTCCACCGTCTTTTTTAATGGACTGTACGACCTCGTCGGCTTGCACCGCACTGCTCGCAAAATTTACGACCACCTTTGCGCCATGTTGTGCCAGATCTTCGGCTATTCTCCTGCCGATTCCTCGGGAAGCGCCAGTGATTAAAGCGACTTTTCCAGCAAGCTTCTTTTCCATTCCTGCCATCTCCTTTTACGGATTCTTAAAAATGATAATGGGATACGTTTATGCAAACGGGTAGTCCATCACTACGATCCCTTCCACCAATGGACCGATTCGCTGTAACAAATTCTGATGCAGAGGATGTTGGATATAATCCCTGCAAGCCTGCTGATTTTCAAAGGTTACCCGAATTCCTAATGTATAACCTTGTTTATGCTCCACTTCTTCCGATACGTTAATTCCGGCGCTAAGGTCTACAATACCCGGAATCGTCTCCTTGAATGTATGGACAAGCTTCACCGCTTCTTCTTGTTCATAGATTGTAACTTTAGACCCTAGTTTTAATATAACGATATGTTCATACATAATCGTATCCTCCTGCTTCTTGTTTGTGATGTTTATTTTGGTTCGAATGGCCATGAACAGGTTCAATCGCTGACCTCTGCCCCATTCCATTCTTGCTTTCATCCCGAAGGATGATATAATCCAGTGTATACGGACCCGACAAAGCTAGGAAGAGATCTGGTTATCGTAGGATTGGGAATCCTACTTTCATCATTCAATAGGAGGTATGATAATCATGTCGATTAAGCTGGATCGTTATGAGGAATTAGCCCGTTTTTTGCGCATCCGCCGGGAACGGATTTCCCCTAAGCAAGTGGGATTGCCGGAGTCCGGACGCAGACGCACGCCTGGACTTCGCCGCGGTGAGGTTGCCTTGTTGGCGGACGTTGGATTGGATTGGTATACCTATTTGGAACAAGGCCGCCATATCAACGTATCCACTGAGGTCCTTGAGCGTATAGCCGTTGCGCTTAGGCTAGATGAATCGGAACGCAAGCATCTGTTTTTTCTTGCACGCAAACAACTCCCTTTAGTAGAAACGAAGATATCTGGCCAGGTGAGCCAGGCGCTTCAAAGTTTTTTAGATAGCCAAAACACTTCCCCGGCGAATGTTATGGATGCACGCATGAACATCATTGCCTGGAATGAGGCCTACTGCGCATTGAACGGGGATCTCTCCATTTTATCGGACAAAGAGCGAAATTTTGTTTGGATGACCTTTACTTCTCCCCGTTTTCGCTACATCAAGGGCGACCAATGGGAACTGCATGCGCGCCGGATAGCTGCAAAATTCCATGCAGGCTATGCACGTCACGTCGACGACCCTTGGTGGTCTGAACAGTTCGAAGAGCTATGCAAAGCCAGTCCTGAATTCCAGGAATTTTGGGAGTCTCATGAGGTTCTCGACGCCATTGATGCCACAAAGTCACTTCGTTGTCCGAATCTCGGGATTTTAAATTTCGATCATGTATCGTTTCAGTATTTGGAGGATCCAAGCTTAACGGTTTCGATCCATGTTCCCCACAGGGATGGTACGGTGGAAAAAATGCAGCAGATGTTAAGCGATTATCATCTTGGGCATTCGAGACAATCTGTAACTTCAACTTGATTATTTTCCACAAGTTGAATAAACGGGCGACAAACAAAGAAACACTGTCCAAGTAACAGGTTTTGTTTTTGCATTAAAAAAGGGGGATTCAAATCGTATCTGATTTGAATCCCCCTTTTTTTGATATCTAGGTGTTTTTCTAATAAATATAGTAAGGTAAATCGTATATAAAAAAGTACTGTAGAAGAAGTTTCTTTACCAACAAAAATTAATTCCCGTATCTAGGATCACGAGGGTCCGTACTTAGTGTTGGGGGATATGGTTTAGCCCCCAATCTACTCTATAGACGGAAAAATTTCGCTTAATTAGTAATTATAAATAACAATGACTTAAATAGACGAGAGATTCCGCCTATTGACTTAAAAAATGCGAAAACGGGGGATTTTACTTAGTTTAATCGGAAAATCTCCCCTTATATACCCCCAAAACGAGCTCCGTCTGCAACTAACCGAAAAATCTCCGCTTATTTTTTTGATGTTTTTTTATGCGATAATTCATATGCGAATTGGACTACTAATTTTGTGTTATTAAATGTTTTATAGTCGAAAACAGAAATCGTTAACCTATTTTAAGTTACTCTTTTTCTCCTCATCCATTGGGTTGCTGCCCACTTTTCTCCCTTGATCACAGGTGCACCGCTATGTAAGGTTAACTCGTTTAATGTTTGATCTTGGTAGAAATATTCGAAGTATACCGCCATCCCCTTTTGCGGGCTTACGGACAAATTCAGTTTAGGAAATAATGTCTCTCCACCTTCCTCAACCTCATTTAAATACATGATGAGTGTACTGATCCTGGAATTGTTCACTGCCTTATTTTCCGATGAGAAATAATCAAAATGAGCTCTATATTCTTGACCTTTTTTATAATGAAGAACCTGGATGCCTTCTCCATGGTCAACAGGTATATTCATGATCTGGGAAATTCTTTTTTCGATTCTTGCAATTTCTTCATTTTCACCTTCTTGAAAAAACATACTGCTGCTTGTTCTGAGTTCATTTTCGATCCGAGTACTTCCGATTTTTGAACGCCGCAGCCGATCCATTGATAACCGAATAAGTGCATCACATTCTTTATCACTTAAAACATTTCCCAAAATGACGATTAATGGTTCTTCTACTTTGGCGATAATATTAATTTCGCGATCATCCGTTTTTATTTTATTTCCCATGTGTTGAAAAATCGTCTGTTCTTTCCACACTGATTCTTTAGGATTTAATGTCAATCACCATCACCCTCTAATCGTTAACTTTCTCCATTTTATTAATCTATTTCATAAAAAATACTAAAAATCACTTGAATAGTATTCGTTAAAATTCTTTATTTGGAATATCCCTTTTCCTCATTATTTTTTAATTATATAGATAGAATTGTTATACTAATGGCATCAACCTACAAAAGGAGATATTTTAGATGGATTTGCAGTTAATAGGTAAAAATGTATTAATTACCGGAGGTTCAAAGGGTATCGGAAAAGCGATTGCCAAGGTATTTGTTGAAGAAGGGGCAAATGTTACGATCACTGCCCGTCATCTTGATTATTTAAAACAGGCAAAAACAGATTTGGGTGGACAAATTTCTATTTATCAAGCCGACCTAACCATTTCAGCGGAACGAGAAAACTTGATTCATACGTTTATGGAGAAAAACGGAACGATGGATGTGCTCATCAATAATGCCGGTGGAAGCAATGGCGGCAAGGTGACCGAAACAGAAATGGATCTTTTTTATCAGGCAATGGAGTTGAATTATTTTTCTGCAGTTCATTTAAGTAAATTAGCGATAGAGCATATGAAAAAACAGCGTTCAGGATCGATCATTAATATTACCTCAATTTATGGAAGGGAAAGCGGCGGAAAAGTTACCTACAATAATGCTAAATCTGCACTCATCAGCTTTACGAAATCTCTGGCCGACGAAGTGATTTCTGATGGGATCAGGGTGAATAGCATTGCACCCGGCAGTATTTTGCACGAGACTGGTAATTGGCTGAGACGAATGAAGGAAAATCCAGAGGGAATCAATGAATTTATTAAAAAGGAAATCCCAGCTGGCCGCTTCGGAACTCCTGAAGAAATCGCAAATGTTGCCGCATTCTTGGCTTCTGATAAGGCTTCCTGGATTGTCGGGGCCAGCATAAACGTGGATGGCGGACAATCGAAGATGAATTTTTAATCTAGCTCTTAGATTGGAACAAAGCTACAAGATGTTTTTCAACGGAAAAAGTTCTTCTTGAAAGAAAAAGTGATAAGCATCTTGTGGATCCCTAATATTGACTATTGTTACTTATCGTCGTTTAGCTACTACATAATAGACCATTCTTAAGAAATTAGAGTTACTTGCTCAACCCTTTCACAACATCTCTCTTTTTTATAAAAATCATAATTCTCTAGAAATCGATTGATTGCACATCATTCGCAAACTAAAATAGTTCATTAAAAAGAAAACTAACAAAATCAAAGAAAATACAAATATCATCCACAACACTTGACTTGGGATATAGCGGTCCATTGCGTATCCAATAACAAATGGGAATACAGCTCCTCCCATTCCAGCAAATGCTGTGATCGCACTTGTAACCGTACGCTCCATTCCTGGAAAAGTATGATTAGCATAAACCATTGTGACGGAATAAACAGCTGACATGCCTAAACCCAATCCAAATACTGTAAGGTATGAAAGGCTCAATGAATTCATCTGAGTCAGCAGAAAAATAAAGACGAGGCCTAATACGATACTGCCAAATAAATACCGTTCGTAGCTGACGCGACGGACGATGATACTAATAGCAAGACGGCCGCAAAGCATAGCGATCCAAAATACGGATGTACTAAGCGAGGCAAAGTAAGGACTGCTATTTATTTTTTTCGAGAAAATGCTGGGAAGGAAACTATTGATACTTCCCTCTATCCCCACATAAATAAAAATAATCAAAAGAAACAACACAAGTATACTATATTTTGATATTGGTCCCTTGAAAATAGGCGCTGCAGCTGTACGCGCATCCATTGGTCCCTCTTCCTCTGAGGATTGTAAGGAGACGGACACAGTTTGCCACACAATGGCTAAAATAAGGGCAAATAAACCTACTAGCAATGGCGAAAAACGCCACCAATGAACAGCAATGAGAATACTAGCAATCGATGGCATTAGTAGTGCTCCAGCACCAAATGCTACTTCCAACCGGCTCATATAGATGGCTCGCCGCCCTTCAAATAGTTCCATCACATAGGAGGCAACAGCCGTCTCTAGAGACGATGCCCCGATTCCATTCAAAACAACAAGTAATCCCAGAAAATAAAAGTTAGGTAAAAATAAAATCCCTGTCTGAGCTACAGTAACCATAAGTCCAGCCACAGTAAGGATCAGTCGATAGTGATACTTTGTCATAAAGCTTGCAGTGAGAGGAACACCTACAATAAATCCAATGGATTGGAGAAGGATCAGAAGTCCTCCAGAGGTATAAGAAGTATGATAGTAAGCAAGTAACTCAGGCATTATTGCCCCAAAAAACACGCTCGTAATTCCACCTAAAAAATACATGCCATAAGATGCCCACAGAAAACGATTCAAACAAACCTCCCCTTTAACAATCGAGTTAATGGAATTTTACTTAATCTACGATCTTAAATCTTTGAATGGTCCTTGTTTAGCAAAATATTGATCTATTATTTCTAATACACCATTTTCATTATTAGAAGGTGCTAAATACTTTGCTTCATTTTTTACTTCGTCGCTCCCATTTTTCATCGCAAACCCATACTTTACATGCTTTAGCATTTCCATATCATTGCCCCCGTCGCCGAATGCCATCGTTTCTTCATCTTTTATATTCCATTTTTCTTGTAACAATTGGATACCAGATGCTTTATGAAAACCTGGAACAATCAAATCGATACTCCCATGTCCACTTGATACAGGTGTTACTAAATCTCCAATTCTACTATGAAGCAAATCCCTTAATTGCAGCGTTTCGTCATCTGGGCATGATAAGGCAAATTTTAAAATTTGATCATGAATACCATCGAAACTTGGTACCTTCTGTAATCGGTGATAATACTTTTTCATGGTTTCATAAAATTTATCCGTCACATTTTCTAGAACATAGGCACTTTCTTTTCCACATAACACCATTGAAAATTTTTGATGTGTTACCAATTCTTCTAAAACGAGTTTTACATTCTTTTTAGGAATATCAACAGAGAATAGTTCCTTCCCATGTTCCACAATAAAAGCGCCATTTTCAGAAACATAACTAAGTTCATCTTGGATATCACCGAAGAATGATTTTAGCTGATAATATTGATTCCCACTTGCAACAACAAATCGAATTCCCTGCTCTTTCATTTTTACATATTGTTTTAAAAAACGCTTACCATCATATTTCTTTTGATCATTAAGAAAAGTCCCATCCATATCTACTGCGATAAGTTTGATTGTCATGCCGGTTCCTCCTTCACTTTGTTTACAACAGTTGGAAGGGAAACTCCTGTTAAAGTTCCCCTTTTATATTGAATTCATTATGTTTTACCTGCTTGTTCCGTCCATCATGAGATCAAATCCAAGACTTTGTAATCCATATAAATAATCCTGTTTCCAATCACTCGTTGTAAGTTCTGGAAGATGTTCGGCCGGGATATATTTCGAACTGCAAATGGCGATCTTTTCTATGATCTCTTTTTCAACTTCGTCATGACAAAAAATAACTTTATGAGGATTAATGATCGCTGCAAATGAAGCGATTAACCTGCTAAAGGCATCAATCTCATATTCTTCACATATAATAGCTTTTTTCGGATTATTGCCATTTTCCAAAGCTTGTCGAAAATTTCGGTCATCATACTGTGGAACAAATGAAACTTCTCCTGAAAAATGGGTACTTCCCCGCACTACCACTCCATTTACCATAATTCCAGCTCCTGGGCCATTTTGGCCTGAATATAAATAAATTAGGGACTTATCTTTCTTTTTTTCATGTCGATCGTGATATCCTAGTACTGCCGCATTCATATCATTCTCTAATACAACTGAGATAGAGAAACGATTTTCCAAGAAACCCTTCAAGTCAAAGTTTTGAAGGTGTTCATAATCTGGTATATAAATAATCTGCCCGTTCTTAACGGCACCAGGTACACCGATGGCTATAGAACTAATTTTCGGATATTGCTTCATGATCTCTTGGATACAATTGGTTAATAATGTTAAATCAACATCTTCTAATACACCGGGAGTCTTTCCTGCATCCTTTATTTCTCCTATACAGTTAAACACGATATAATTCGTCTCTGTTCGCTCTAAAAAAATGGCCAATCCTAACCTATACTCCGGATTGTATATATATCGTTTTGCCCTTCTACCTCCGCTGGAATCATCAAGTCCCATTAAGAGAAGTTCCCCATCCTTTTCCATCTGTAGTAAGAATTTACTTATTGTTGGAAAACTAATCCCTAACCGATCGCTAAGTTCAACAATAGTTGCACTTCCAAGCTCTAAAAGAGCTGTACGGATCCCGCGAAGGATGTCTTTTTTCATCGTCTTTGGAGTTGATTTCACTATAGTCACCACCTAATAAAACAGACTTATTAAAGAAGTTTAATAAGTCTTCAACAAAAAACTTATTAAATTTCTTTAATAAGTGATAGTGATAACATACCATATCAAATGGCCGAAAGCAATGGATTTATAAATCAAATAATTTAAATATTATGTCTATTTTCAAGAGATCAAAATTCATGTTTCAACCTCATCATCCAAAGCTGTTCATTTGAACCAGTGGTGTCCCTTAAAGTGCCATTAAATGGCTTAAACCAATTCAAACATTCATCTCCTTATGTAAAAATTGTTTTTTAGATGAAGAGTTTGCGATCAAAACACCAGTTAAAATCAGCAGCGCTCCTAAATACCCTTTCACTCCCATATTTTCATGCAAGAAGATGAAGGAAAATATGGCAGAAAAAATCGGTTCGAGCGAAAACAGAAATCCAGTGCTTTCAGGGGTCGTGTGCTTTTGAGCAACTGGCTGCATGACAAAGCCATATGCAGAACATATGAGTGCAAGCCCAAGTATGGAAATCCATTGAACCACTTCATGCGGAAGAACCGGTGTTTCAAACACAAATGTGCCAACGGCCGCATAAAGGCATGCAAATCCGAGTTGAAAAATTCCCAGTTGTAAGGCATCCACTTTACGAGAAAAGTAGTTTGTTAAAATGATGTGCAGCGCATAAAGGAATGCTGATATCAAACAATTTAGCGAGCTTAATGCAAAGGAAAAACCATCCCCTATTGTAAGAATAGCTAAACCAGCCATTACAATCATAACTCCTAATATAATTTTACTACTAGGCCATTTTCGTGTAATGAATATCTGCATAATCGGCACTAAAATAACTGTTGTACTTGTCAAAAAACCTGCTGAGGAAGCAGTCGTATTTTTCATACCAATCAAAAGAGCTATGAAAATACCGAATAGAATGGCTCCAAGCATCGCACTGCATTTCAATGTTTTCGCATCAACACGAATGATTTTTTTACTAAAAATCGCCAGCATGACGATAAAGGCAATTCCAAAGCGTAATGCCACAATTGTTAATGGAGAGAGCGTGTCGATACAGAGTTTCATAAAAATATAAGAGGTTCCCCACCCTATAGAGACTGTAGCTAAAATCATGTTTGCTTGTTTTTGAGTCATCTTGTATGCGCCTTTCTATTTATATTTTAGATTGGCAATATCGTAACACCTGCATTTACATTAGTAAAACGAATATTTATAATGGAACTATTAGTAATTCTAATGTAAAGGAAACGAATGAGAATGAATTCGTACTATGCTTTTATCAAAGCTATCGAAACAGGGAGTTTTACCAAAGCTGCTGAAGAACTGGGATATACTCAGTCCGCTATTAGCCAAATGGTACATTCGTTAGAAGAAGAGCTTTCTACTACTCTTATTAAACGCTCGCGAACAGGCATTACTTTGACACCAGATGGCGAGGAATTTTTGCCTTTTATACGAAATATTTATAATTCACATCGGGAGCTGCTGGAAAAGCAGAAAGAAATGAAAGGACTGCAAAGCGGGCTGATTCGAATAGGGACATTTTCTAGTGTTTCCTGTCATTGGATGCCAGAATTAATGAGAGATTTTAAGGAACATTATCCTGCTGTTCATTTCGAATTACATCAAGGGAATTATACGGATATTTCTAAGTGGATTCATGAAGGGAAGGTCGACTTTGGCTTTGTGAACCCAAAAGCTGTATCAAAGCTATCTACAGTACCCCTAGAGGAAGATGAAATGCTTGCTGTCTTGCCAGCAGCACATCCCTTAGCAAATCAAGACAAAGTCTCACTTAAAGAATTGACGACTGAGCCTTACATTCTTTTAAATGAGGGAGAAATAAGTGAACCATTAACAATTTTTAATCAACACAACTTTGAACCTAATATACAATACCGTGTATATGATGACTACACAATTATGTCCATGATTGAGCAAGGACTTGGCATTTCTATATTACCGAAACTCGTCTTAAGCAGGTGTCCCTATCATATTGTCACAAAATCCATTTCTCCAGCAGTTGTTCGTACCATCAGTCTGGCATACAAGGACAAAAGGATATTGCCAATAGCCAGCAGATTTTTTATTGACTTTATTGTTGAAAAGTATCGTAATCCCTTCGAAAATAAATAAATTCATGCACATTTAAATGACTTGAAATTGACAAATAATCAACAAAAGACATTCTTTTAGTGAATGTCTTTTTGGTGATCCTATCAGCTTTAATTTCTTCTGCTTCAATCAATACACTTATAAAGTATAGTGCTGAATTTTAACGAGTCAAGGAATAAAAAATAATGGACAGATTAGCAAGTACAAATTCGGAATCCGGAAATATTCCCCAACTCTATATTTATAAAGCCTACGGTATCAGCACTTTTGGTTAATGCATGTTAATTTTCATTGATTGAATCATAAATAATACTTATTGCATCATCTAGCTCAGTTTGACTCATCGCTAAAACGGGTATAAATGTCAATACTTGATCTAGCTGACGGACTATAAGACCTTTATTACGTGCAGACATGACAATGTTATCAAGCTTATTTTCTTCCATTGGGAAAGAAGCCTTCGTTTTTTTATTTTTTACAATCTCTATACCGACCATTAATCCTCGTTGACGAATGTCCCCTACAATCTCAAGCTTATATAAAGATTGTAACCGCTCGCTAACGAAAGCAGCATTTGATTGCACCTTTTCTAGTAATGCTATTTCCTCTATTAACTCAATATTCTTTAAAGCGACTGAACAGCTTAATTGATTACCAGTATAGGTGTGACCATGGTAAAAAGTTTTATGCTCCTTTTTTTCTCCTAAAAAAGCATCAAAAATCTTTTGATTCGTCATTGTTGCGGCAAGAGGCATGTACCCACCGGTAATTCCTTTTCCCAAACACAAAATATCTGGTACAACTTCTTCTTGTTCACAAGCAAACATAGTTCCAGTTCGCCCAAAACCAACGGCGACTTCATCACAAATTAAGAGAACATTATATTTCTTGCAAAGCCTCTCGACCCCTTTTAAGAAACCTGATGGATGAGTAATAATACCAGCTGCCCCCTGAACGAGAGGCTCAATGATGACTCCCGCCATTTCATCGCCTTTTTCTTGAAGTAACCTTTCCAATCTTTGAAGGCAGTATTCCATTACCTCATGACTTGTACCGTATTCTGTCATTCGGTAGGTATAAGGTGTTGGCAAAGAAACACGTTTAAATAGTAATGGTTCAAAGATCCTGTGATACAGCTCCATACCGCCAACGCTTACAGAGCCAATGGTATCTCCATGATAGGCTTCGTCTAATGAGATAAACGTGTGTTTTTCTTTAAATCTTACCGGATCGATGTTTTTCCAATATTGATAGGCTATTTTT
Above is a genomic segment from Neobacillus endophyticus containing:
- a CDS encoding YihY/virulence factor BrkB family protein; translated protein: MQTVKKFFKILIQGSLHHNIMYLGSIIAYFGFASTIPLTLLLIFFASLFIDGTAVEQFLDSLFQSFIPSLPSGKSFVTTTIDHLTQFRTAVGVMGIGGLLLASVGGFLSLQTTLDTICELRKHRSFIKQYVMGFVMLGFLLVLILVSSLVSAVSPEIATSIANMDGFEWIRIVHTMSQMIFLFVMFLTCFLCYRILPSATLSTQALLTGATVVTIGVYIARQLFVVYTHHLGNYELIYGTLAFTTLVTFWIYIVSVLFLFGMELCVAVDGVRGIRPLYKD
- a CDS encoding 2OG-Fe(II) oxygenase, with the translated sequence MTLNPKESVWKEQTIFQHMGNKIKTDDREINIIAKVEEPLIVILGNVLSDKECDALIRLSMDRLRRSKIGSTRIENELRTSSSMFFQEGENEEIARIEKRISQIMNIPVDHGEGIQVLHYKKGQEYRAHFDYFSSENKAVNNSRISTLIMYLNEVEEGGETLFPKLNLSVSPQKGMAVYFEYFYQDQTLNELTLHSGAPVIKGEKWAATQWMRRKRVT
- a CDS encoding Dabb family protein, whose translation is MKARMEWGRGQRLNLFMAIRTKINITNKKQEDTIMYEHIVILKLGSKVTIYEQEEAVKLVHTFKETIPGIVDLSAGINVSEEVEHKQGYTLGIRVTFENQQACRDYIQHPLHQNLLQRIGPLVEGIVVMDYPFA
- a CDS encoding helix-turn-helix transcriptional regulator, with amino-acid sequence MSIKLDRYEELARFLRIRRERISPKQVGLPESGRRRTPGLRRGEVALLADVGLDWYTYLEQGRHINVSTEVLERIAVALRLDESERKHLFFLARKQLPLVETKISGQVSQALQSFLDSQNTSPANVMDARMNIIAWNEAYCALNGDLSILSDKERNFVWMTFTSPRFRYIKGDQWELHARRIAAKFHAGYARHVDDPWWSEQFEELCKASPEFQEFWESHEVLDAIDATKSLRCPNLGILNFDHVSFQYLEDPSLTVSIHVPHRDGTVEKMQQMLSDYHLGHSRQSVTST
- a CDS encoding SDR family NAD(P)-dependent oxidoreductase → MDLQLIGKNVLITGGSKGIGKAIAKVFVEEGANVTITARHLDYLKQAKTDLGGQISIYQADLTISAERENLIHTFMEKNGTMDVLINNAGGSNGGKVTETEMDLFYQAMELNYFSAVHLSKLAIEHMKKQRSGSIINITSIYGRESGGKVTYNNAKSALISFTKSLADEVISDGIRVNSIAPGSILHETGNWLRRMKENPEGINEFIKKEIPAGRFGTPEEIANVAAFLASDKASWIVGASINVDGGQSKMNF
- a CDS encoding CoxG family protein yields the protein MKVGIKMATGTHTVEIPVDVQAVWDYVSDLEKWATTVPAYKKHEIINDKQSIWTFEGSVKGIKKTIQAQVDITEWNEPSNIKFELKGLSDNFTGSGNFISEEVNGKTTMTCRVEVLAGGLSGAVLTPIIKWAVPKVASRLTESIARKIAVFS
- a CDS encoding SDR family oxidoreductase, with the translated sequence MEKKLAGKVALITGASRGIGRRIAEDLAQHGAKVVVNFASSAVQADEVVQSIKKDGGEAVAVQADISRLSDLQRLYKESITTFGKLDIVVNNAGVIITKPIVEITEEDYDRLFSINVKGTYFSCQLAAKHVSPNGRIINFSTSVAGQMFPAYSLYAGSKGAVEQFSRQLAKELGKKGITINAVAPGPVNTELFTVGKTQEQIQGLANMNAFGRLGEAEDIAAVVRFLASEESQWVTGQTIRANGGFI